The DNA segment TCCAGACCACCGAAGAGGAAGAGAAATCAGCCGAGAAACTTCTGATGGCCTTGGGCGCGAGGGCAGTGGCGGGTGCTCCTTCCGCATCGAACCCGATCATGTAACCGACCGTCATGATGGTACTTTTCTCAAACCGGCTTGGCTGCCTCGGTTCGTTGCTCATATCGGCGATCGGCACCGCCATCCTGATTCTTGGCCTTCGGGCATGCCACTTTGCCGGCTGATCTTGATTGCATTGCGCCAACCGCGGGAGGCGAACTGCGCGACCATCCCATTCCTGATCCCCGTCATCACGTTGGTGGGAGCATCCCCTTTCGCGCATTGCCGGCAGGCACACATGCTGCAAAGCTTCCGATCCCCATGGCTTCGAAAAAACAAAAAGCACCGGCCGGCAAAGTCGCCAAGTCCGTGAATACCCCTGCCGAAACCCACCAAACAGCTTCGGAATCATCCCTCGCCCTCACCACCAACCAGGGGCTGCCCATTTCCGACAACCAGAACTCCATCACCGCAGGTGTGAGGGGGCCGGTTCTTCTGGAAGACTTCATTCTACGTGAGAAAATCACCCATTTCGACCATGAACGGATTCCCGAACGGGTGGTTCACGCCCGTGGCTCGGGAGCGCATGGATTCTTCCAACCTTACGAAAGCGCCGCCGACATCACCATGGCGGGCTTTCTGCAGGATCCACGGAAAAAGACCGAAGTGTTCGTCCGGTTTTCCACCGTCGCGGGAGGCGCGGGTTCGATTGACCTGCCCCGGGATGTCAGGGGGTTTGCAGTCAAGTTCTACACGGACGAGGGAAACTTCGATCTGGTCGGCAACAACATCCCTGTCTTTTTCATCCAGGACGCGATGAAGTTTCCGGATGTGGTTCACGCCGTGAAGATGGAACCGGACCGCGGGTTTCCCCAGGCGGCATCGGCCCACGCGACTTTCTGGGACTTCATCTCCCTCACTCCGGAAAGCATGCACATGATCATGTGGGCCATGTCGGACCGCGCCATCCCGCGGTCCTACCGGATGATGGAAGGCTTCGGCGTCCACACTTTCCGCTTCATCCATGCGACGGGCGAATCGAAATTCGTGAAGTTCCACTGGAGGCCTCTGCTGGGAACCGCCGCGGTCGTATGGGACGAAGCCATGAAGATTAGTGGAGCGGACCCCGATTTTCACCGCCGCGATCTCTGGGAAGCCATCGACAAGGGGGATTTCCCCGAATGGGAACTGGGCGTTCAGGTTTTCGACGAAGCCACCGCCGCCACGTTGGACTTCGATGTCCTCGATCCCACGAAGTTGATTCCGGAAGAAGTCATTCCACTCCGGATGCTTGGAAAGATGATCCTGAACCGGAACCCGGACAACCACTTTGCCGAGACGGAACAGGTCGCCTTTTGCCCAAGCCACATCGTCCCGGGAATCGGCTTTTCCGATGACCCCCTCCTCCAAGGACGCCTATTCTCTTATCTGGACACCCAGCTCATCCGGCTGGGAGGGCCGAACTTTCATCAAATCCCCGTGAACGCGCCGAGGTGCCCGATGAGGAATTTCCAGCGTGACGGGCTTCATCAGATGAGCGTGCCCAAAGGCCGTGTGGCCTATGAACCAAACAGCCTGGCACCATCCGCTCCCCGCGAATGCCCGATGCATGGCTTCCGGACCCCGCCTGTTGAAACGACCGGCGAAAGGCTCCGCAAGCGCTCGGAAACGTTTGCGGACCACTACTCCCAGGCACGCCAGTTTTTCCGCTCGATGACTCCGCCCGAGCAGAACCACATCGCCAGTGCTCTGGCGTTCGAGCTGGCGAAGGTCGAGTTCAAAGGCATCCGCCGGAAAATGCTCGGCCATCTTCTGCACATCGAGCAGTCTCTGCATGATACGGTGGCGGACGCGCTGGGCATGGCAGGCGAGGCGGAAGCGATCACTCCTGCCGTTGAACCGCGTGATCTGCCTCCATCTCCCGCTTTGAGCATCATCGCCAAGAATCCCGGCATCCTCAAAGGAAGGAAGGTCGGTATTCTTGTCACCGATGGTTTCGACGCCGGGCTTCTACCAAAACTCCAGGCAGCCCTGATCAAAGAAAAAGCAACCGTCGCAATCATCGCGCCGAAAATCGGGGGAGCCTCCGGGGATGACGGAGCACTCCTTGAGGCGGACTTCGCTCTTTCCGGCGGACCCTCCGTTCTTTTTGACTCGGTTTTCATCCTCGCTTCCGCGGAAGGAATGAAACCTCTGCTGGGCGAGGCCGCCGCCGTCAACTGGGTCCGGGATGCTTTCGCCCATCTCAAGGTGA comes from the Luteolibacter sp. SL250 genome and includes:
- a CDS encoding catalase, which produces MASKKQKAPAGKVAKSVNTPAETHQTASESSLALTTNQGLPISDNQNSITAGVRGPVLLEDFILREKITHFDHERIPERVVHARGSGAHGFFQPYESAADITMAGFLQDPRKKTEVFVRFSTVAGGAGSIDLPRDVRGFAVKFYTDEGNFDLVGNNIPVFFIQDAMKFPDVVHAVKMEPDRGFPQAASAHATFWDFISLTPESMHMIMWAMSDRAIPRSYRMMEGFGVHTFRFIHATGESKFVKFHWRPLLGTAAVVWDEAMKISGADPDFHRRDLWEAIDKGDFPEWELGVQVFDEATAATLDFDVLDPTKLIPEEVIPLRMLGKMILNRNPDNHFAETEQVAFCPSHIVPGIGFSDDPLLQGRLFSYLDTQLIRLGGPNFHQIPVNAPRCPMRNFQRDGLHQMSVPKGRVAYEPNSLAPSAPRECPMHGFRTPPVETTGERLRKRSETFADHYSQARQFFRSMTPPEQNHIASALAFELAKVEFKGIRRKMLGHLLHIEQSLHDTVADALGMAGEAEAITPAVEPRDLPPSPALSIIAKNPGILKGRKVGILVTDGFDAGLLPKLQAALIKEKATVAIIAPKIGGASGDDGALLEADFALSGGPSVLFDSVFILASAEGMKPLLGEAAAVNWVRDAFAHLKVIGHVPAAQPLLLEASVVPDAGVVPVSDKKSLAAYVKAARNGRLWEREPSLRSIG